A single window of Candidatus Methanoperedens sp. DNA harbors:
- a CDS encoding CBS domain-containing protein, translating to MPNTPHTIKVDDVMVRDVARAELPGSRDEVLEILKSKHISGVPIVKGSEIVGIVTRTDLLKHPEEEQIALLMTRNPITITPDKSIVDAARIILDNNIRRLPVVEDSILTGLITIADIVGAIGRLNITSPISDYVGNGVVSVWSETPLCVVGEIMEIADVKAVPILDSALTLVGVASDKDLISASIIDDKTEMSNMSAGSDDDAWTWESMRDTMSLYYSVSKIQLPDSPVKKLIKLTGEPETALLSSSVSECARKMRRHRIDQLPVVTSTKKLLGLVRDKDLLKAIV from the coding sequence ATGCCGAATACGCCGCATACCATAAAAGTTGATGACGTGATGGTCAGGGACGTTGCCCGCGCCGAACTGCCAGGGTCAAGGGATGAAGTTCTTGAAATCCTGAAGTCAAAGCATATTTCGGGAGTTCCGATAGTAAAAGGAAGTGAAATTGTAGGGATTGTAACAAGAACTGACTTATTGAAACATCCTGAAGAGGAACAGATAGCGCTCTTGATGACGAGAAATCCCATTACAATCACACCCGATAAATCAATCGTTGATGCAGCCCGGATAATCCTGGATAATAATATTCGGCGATTGCCGGTTGTTGAAGATAGTATCCTTACAGGTCTTATTACAATAGCTGATATTGTGGGTGCAATAGGAAGACTGAATATCACTTCCCCGATAAGTGATTATGTTGGAAATGGAGTGGTTTCGGTCTGGAGCGAAACACCGCTTTGCGTAGTTGGTGAGATAATGGAGATTGCAGATGTTAAAGCAGTTCCAATATTGGATTCAGCACTTACATTGGTTGGGGTAGCGTCTGATAAAGACCTTATTAGTGCCAGCATAATTGATGATAAGACAGAGATGTCCAATATGTCTGCAGGATCTGATGATGATGCCTGGACCTGGGAATCCATGCGGGATACTATGAGCTTATATTACAGCGTCTCTAAGATCCAGCTTCCGGATTCGCCTGTGAAAAAATTAATAAAGTTAACCGGGGAACCTGAAACTGCATTGTTAAGCTCGTCTGTAAGTGAATGCGCTCGTAAAATGAGACGTCATAGAATAGATCAGCTACCCGTCGTCACCAGCACAAAAAAACTACTGGGCTTGGTACGTGATAAAGATCTGTTAAAGGCAATAGTATAA
- a CDS encoding type III PLP-dependent enzyme, whose protein sequence is MTNKQKTMLEKIAREHGTPVFIIDHKKIRENYQEFREKLPDVQAYFAVKANSNPEIVKTMYDMGASFDVASFPEFMLVYDNIKHLPEEERQDFIWNKIIYANTIKPAEILAKLNAYKILVTFDNIEELRKIKKHAPDVGLVLRIRVPNTGSMVELSSKFGAHPGEAVDLIAEALKLGLGVEGISFHVGSQCNNFDNYSQALNFASSIFKEAQLRNYHIGFTGKEEKKRKILDIGGGFPVKYTPDVKSFTSLSEKLNSEIKRLFPSDDIQVIAEPGRFIVATACTLIMKIVGKAVRDGKTCYYLDDGVYHSFSGQVFDHQPYPLHSIKGGEKKVCATFGPTCDAFDTISLADELPEDLQIDDLLYAENIGAYSIASSTYFNGFPPAKIVHLNKL, encoded by the coding sequence ATGACAAACAAACAAAAAACAATGTTAGAAAAAATTGCCCGGGAACACGGTACACCGGTTTTTATTATAGATCACAAAAAAATCAGGGAAAATTATCAGGAATTCAGGGAAAAACTGCCTGATGTCCAGGCATACTTTGCTGTCAAAGCCAATTCCAATCCGGAAATTGTCAAAACGATGTACGATATGGGCGCAAGTTTTGACGTGGCGTCTTTTCCTGAATTCATGCTTGTTTATGATAATATCAAGCATTTGCCTGAAGAAGAAAGGCAGGATTTTATCTGGAATAAAATTATCTATGCTAATACCATCAAGCCTGCCGAAATCCTGGCCAAGCTAAATGCTTATAAGATTTTGGTTACATTTGACAATATTGAAGAATTAAGAAAGATAAAAAAACATGCTCCGGATGTTGGCCTTGTTCTAAGGATACGTGTGCCTAATACCGGTTCTATGGTTGAACTGTCTTCAAAATTCGGAGCCCATCCGGGAGAAGCGGTTGATCTTATAGCAGAAGCCTTGAAATTAGGGCTTGGGGTTGAAGGGATTAGTTTTCATGTTGGCAGCCAGTGCAATAATTTTGATAACTATTCACAGGCTTTGAATTTCGCCTCCTCAATTTTCAAGGAAGCGCAATTAAGAAATTATCATATCGGATTTACTGGCAAGGAGGAAAAGAAAAGAAAAATATTAGATATCGGCGGCGGGTTCCCGGTAAAGTATACACCGGATGTAAAATCTTTTACCTCCTTGTCTGAAAAATTGAATTCTGAAATAAAGCGTTTGTTCCCCAGTGATGATATCCAGGTTATAGCAGAACCAGGGAGATTTATAGTAGCGACTGCCTGTACCTTGATCATGAAAATTGTTGGAAAAGCTGTCCGCGACGGGAAAACATGCTATTACCTGGACGATGGAGTATATCATTCATTTTCCGGACAGGTTTTTGATCACCAGCCCTATCCTCTTCATTCCATAAAGGGCGGAGAGAAAAAAGTCTGTGCTACATTTGGCCCTACTTGCGATGCTTTCGACACTATTTCCCTGGCCGATGAGCTACCCGAGGATCTGCAAATTGATGACCTGCTTTATGCTGAAAATATTGGCGCCTATTCGATCGCTTCAAGTACTTATTTTAATGGTTTTCCGCCTGCTAAAATAGTGCATTTAAATAAACTGTAG
- a CDS encoding tetratricopeptide repeat protein gives MKLSGFFKKKDLMQEAQDYKKSGKYDRALESYANILNIEPKNLKAWYDKASIHLALEQYLPALDAYKIILELDPKNMKAWHELGFILVNLGRLDEALVAYDKVLGTEPGNLKLLNEKAMILKELKKDSEVLKIYDLLLAKDPNNAKMWFEKGLMLSGLGKDTDALLSYDKVLGIDPGHAEALARKGLIMGAKRQYAESFDLLEKSIKIEPSNWNAWYGKGKVWGLKGNDFVSIDRKYDAMKAFETSLGAYGKALELKPDDPLLWFEKGVILNKLGNANEALDAFNKSIEISPDNANAWYEKGLITKELGSDADAQDCFRKVMELDPSHTLARHKLKH, from the coding sequence ATGAAATTAAGCGGGTTTTTCAAGAAAAAAGATTTGATGCAAGAAGCACAGGATTATAAGAAATCGGGAAAATATGACCGCGCCCTTGAATCCTATGCGAACATCCTTAATATTGAACCAAAGAATCTTAAAGCATGGTATGACAAAGCCTCAATACACCTTGCACTTGAACAATATCTTCCGGCTCTTGATGCATATAAGATCATCCTGGAACTTGACCCGAAAAACATGAAAGCATGGCATGAACTGGGATTCATACTTGTGAATCTTGGAAGACTGGACGAGGCACTTGTTGCTTATGACAAAGTACTGGGAACTGAGCCTGGAAATTTGAAATTGCTCAATGAAAAGGCAATGATATTAAAGGAACTGAAAAAGGATTCCGAAGTATTAAAAATTTACGACCTTCTTCTTGCGAAAGATCCGAATAATGCTAAAATGTGGTTTGAAAAGGGATTAATGCTGTCAGGTCTTGGAAAAGATACCGATGCATTATTGTCTTATGATAAAGTGCTGGGGATCGATCCCGGACATGCAGAGGCTCTTGCCAGGAAAGGATTGATCATGGGAGCGAAAAGACAATACGCCGAGAGCTTTGATTTACTTGAAAAATCCATTAAGATAGAACCATCCAACTGGAATGCATGGTATGGTAAAGGAAAGGTCTGGGGGTTAAAAGGCAACGACTTTGTTTCAATAGACCGGAAATATGATGCAATGAAAGCATTTGAAACATCTCTGGGAGCATATGGAAAAGCACTTGAACTAAAACCGGATGATCCGTTATTATGGTTTGAAAAAGGTGTTATTCTTAATAAACTTGGCAATGCTAATGAAGCACTCGATGCTTTTAACAAGTCAATTGAAATAAGTCCTGATAACGCTAATGCATGGTATGAGAAAGGATTGATTACAAAAGAACTTGGAAGTGATGCTGATGCCCAGGATTGCTTCAGGAAAGTAATGGAATTGGATCCCTCACATACTCTTGCCCGGCATAAATTAAAACACTGA
- a CDS encoding amidohydrolase family protein — MEQTLKGTIIYGDEFEPIDGYITISDGIIKNIEESTVATDVIIAPRFVNAHTHIGDSVFKDPPFLPLPELVHPPDGLKHRILRETSYSDLVSSIKASIQDMIKTGTHAFCDFREGGSAGLQALHDGLGTDSGIKALIFGRPDDEGMDYLEFCDGTGLSSTNDLEPGYIQDILKQTRNKRKKFAIHAGERDQTDISSALALHPDFLIHLTTAGQRNIKDIADANIPVVVCPRSNYITRSGIPPVAKMLDAGILVAVGTDNVMLNSVNMFSEIEFLVKTNLYDDRQVFKLCTLNGAKLLGMDKESGSIETGKKARLMILTKKSYNMQGLRNPLSGLVRRARPDDIIRII, encoded by the coding sequence ATGGAGCAAACCCTCAAAGGCACAATAATATATGGCGATGAGTTTGAACCGATTGATGGTTATATTACTATCAGTGATGGCATAATCAAGAACATTGAAGAAAGTACTGTCGCCACTGATGTAATAATCGCTCCCCGCTTTGTGAATGCGCATACTCATATAGGCGACTCGGTCTTTAAAGACCCTCCTTTTTTACCTCTTCCTGAACTCGTGCATCCTCCTGATGGTTTAAAACACAGGATATTAAGGGAAACCTCTTATTCTGACCTTGTATCTTCAATAAAGGCAAGCATCCAAGACATGATAAAAACAGGAACACATGCTTTTTGTGACTTTCGTGAAGGTGGTTCTGCCGGATTACAGGCTCTTCATGACGGTCTTGGAACCGATTCAGGCATTAAGGCTTTAATTTTCGGGCGGCCGGATGATGAAGGTATGGATTATCTTGAATTTTGCGATGGAACAGGACTTAGCAGCACGAACGACCTGGAACCCGGATATATACAGGATATTTTAAAACAAACGAGGAATAAACGAAAGAAATTTGCAATACATGCAGGGGAAAGGGATCAAACAGATATTTCAAGTGCACTTGCGCTTCATCCGGATTTCCTGATACATCTTACGACTGCAGGACAAAGAAATATTAAGGATATTGCAGATGCCAATATTCCTGTTGTGGTCTGCCCGCGCTCGAATTACATCACAAGGTCGGGGATTCCCCCTGTTGCAAAAATGCTTGATGCAGGGATTCTTGTTGCTGTTGGTACTGATAACGTAATGCTTAACTCTGTTAATATGTTTTCAGAGATAGAGTTTCTTGTTAAAACTAATCTTTACGATGATAGACAAGTATTTAAGCTGTGCACGCTAAATGGAGCAAAACTATTAGGTATGGATAAAGAATCAGGTTCCATAGAAACGGGGAAGAAAGCAAGACTGATGATATTGACTAAAAAATCCTATAATATGCAGGGACTACGGAATCCATTGAGTGGTTTAGTGAGGCGGGCCAGACCTGATGATATTATTAGAATAATTTAA
- a CDS encoding homospermidine synthase, translated as MKTKFNNKILIIGYGSVSQCTLPVLLDKIDVPLKNITLIDFEDKSKSLKKFTDQGLKYVCEKITPENLDQVLSKYLDNGSLLIDLAWNIGANDIIKWCHDHEVLYINTSVELWDPSEGVYTKSPYEKSLYWRQMQLLDLSRDWKDAPTAVVDHGANPGLISHFVKEALLDIAARIIFDKKVSVQDEKEIAQLAKDRDFPRMAKKLGIKVIHCSERDTQIANRPKEVNEFVGTWSIEGLREEGTAPAEIGWGTHEMKLPPLADIPPCGPKNQIFLPQMGINTYVRSWIPDEEIIGMMIRHGEAFGLSDRLTVWEDGKAIYRPTVNYAYMPCHDTLSSLWELRGRNYELQPKIRIMTDEIISGEDTLGALLMGHPYNSWWTGSSLSIGQARALVPGQNATTLQVAAGIVAAVLWMIENPREGIKLPDDLPHDFVLNIAKPYLGKFISTPSDWTPLKNRKIFFKENPAAKYNPDPWQIENFLFIG; from the coding sequence ATGAAAACGAAATTCAACAATAAAATTCTCATTATCGGCTATGGTTCAGTTTCACAATGCACCCTGCCTGTCCTGTTGGATAAAATCGATGTTCCATTAAAAAACATTACCTTAATTGATTTTGAAGATAAATCAAAATCTTTGAAAAAATTTACAGATCAGGGGTTAAAATATGTTTGTGAAAAAATTACCCCGGAAAATTTAGATCAAGTTTTATCAAAATATCTGGATAACGGAAGCCTGCTAATTGATCTTGCATGGAATATAGGCGCCAATGATATTATTAAATGGTGCCATGATCACGAAGTATTATACATTAATACATCTGTTGAACTCTGGGACCCTTCCGAGGGAGTTTATACAAAAAGCCCATATGAAAAATCACTATATTGGCGGCAAATGCAACTGCTTGACCTTTCCCGTGATTGGAAAGATGCGCCAACCGCTGTTGTCGACCATGGAGCAAATCCCGGCCTTATTTCTCACTTCGTAAAGGAAGCTTTACTGGATATTGCTGCACGTATCATTTTTGATAAAAAAGTATCTGTACAGGATGAAAAAGAGATTGCCCAGCTTGCAAAAGACAGGGATTTTCCCCGGATGGCGAAAAAATTAGGAATTAAAGTGATTCATTGCAGCGAGCGAGATACCCAGATTGCCAACAGGCCAAAAGAGGTAAACGAATTTGTAGGGACATGGAGCATTGAAGGATTGCGGGAAGAAGGGACAGCTCCGGCTGAAATTGGCTGGGGGACACATGAAATGAAGCTGCCACCCCTGGCAGATATACCTCCGTGCGGACCGAAAAATCAGATCTTTTTGCCCCAGATGGGAATTAATACCTATGTCAGATCATGGATACCGGATGAGGAAATTATCGGCATGATGATCCGGCATGGTGAAGCATTTGGCCTTTCAGACCGCCTGACTGTCTGGGAAGATGGTAAGGCGATTTACCGGCCTACCGTAAATTATGCTTATATGCCCTGTCATGATACACTTTCCTCGCTCTGGGAATTGCGAGGAAGGAATTACGAACTCCAGCCTAAGATCAGGATTATGACAGATGAAATTATATCTGGGGAGGATACCCTGGGAGCTCTCCTGATGGGGCACCCTTATAATTCCTGGTGGACGGGCAGCTCTTTAAGTATTGGCCAGGCCAGAGCTCTTGTTCCCGGTCAGAACGCTACAACCCTCCAGGTAGCTGCCGGTATTGTTGCAGCTGTACTGTGGATGATCGAAAATCCGCGAGAAGGTATTAAATTGCCCGATGACCTGCCTCATGATTTTGTTCTGAATATTGCCAAACCGTATCTTGGTAAATTTATTTCAACACCCTCGGACTGGACGCCGCTTAAAAATCGCAAAATATTTTTTAAAGAAAATCCGGCAGCGAAATACAATCCTGATCCATGGCAAATTGAAAATTTTCTTTTTATAGGATAA
- a CDS encoding site-2 protease family protein — MDRNSLREIVHLVASLLVLTIAFSYPGTSIEALAIAAVGVGTGFLLHELAHKFTAQRYGYVADYEASPMGLLMAIGLSVFTGGNFVFAAPGAVMIRGKKVFYSPYEPYTNMEQTEKELAYISVSGAVVNLVLATIFYISSNFVSAPIVYSVLQTAAFINVFLAGFNMIPFGPLDGAKVWRYNRMLWGIMMFVTIILFLKINRFF, encoded by the coding sequence ATGGACAGAAACAGTTTGCGGGAGATTGTACATCTTGTAGCTTCTTTACTTGTTCTGACAATTGCATTTTCTTATCCCGGTACAAGTATAGAAGCATTAGCTATAGCCGCAGTTGGTGTTGGTACAGGTTTTCTTCTCCATGAACTTGCCCACAAGTTCACAGCCCAGAGATACGGCTACGTGGCAGATTACGAGGCAAGCCCCATGGGATTGTTAATGGCTATCGGGCTATCTGTTTTCACGGGTGGAAACTTTGTATTTGCAGCGCCTGGCGCAGTGATGATCCGGGGAAAAAAGGTATTTTACAGTCCTTATGAACCATACACAAATATGGAGCAGACCGAAAAAGAACTGGCATACATATCAGTTTCGGGGGCTGTGGTAAACCTGGTTCTTGCAACGATTTTTTATATCAGTTCAAATTTCGTGTCAGCACCTATTGTATATAGTGTCCTGCAAACAGCAGCCTTTATCAATGTATTCCTTGCAGGCTTCAATATGATCCCTTTCGGACCGCTTGATGGGGCAAAAGTCTGGCGCTACAACCGAATGTTATGGGGAATAATGATGTTTGTTACAATCATTTTGTTCTTAAAAATCAACCGGTTTTTTTGA
- the sppA gene encoding signal peptide peptidase SppA produces the protein MTQSPKKILYFIVVFILLFIIAGSFYLIMGGKNLGISKNRVEVIYVQGEMLTGSIPTGFGIATSEDIVKSLMDANEDEGVKAIVMRINSPGGSPASAEEIVGAMKKIDKPIVISMGDVAASAAYYISAPADRIIANPDTMTGSIGVIWQFQNRSEFYDKDGTSFYVAKTGELKDMGGDWRGLSDEEKQYADLVIIEAYNRFIKEVADGRNLSPGKVKDLADGRIYTGAKAKELGLVDDLGSLDDAIEIAAELGGIVGKPEVGYSNSPSLSRLFFGSEKTDVSAFTSYFFDNRFGRLLSK, from the coding sequence ATGACACAATCACCAAAAAAAATATTATATTTTATTGTTGTTTTTATATTATTATTCATAATAGCAGGCAGCTTTTATCTGATTATGGGGGGTAAAAACCTCGGGATTTCAAAAAATCGTGTTGAAGTAATTTATGTACAGGGAGAAATGCTGACAGGGAGTATCCCCACTGGCTTCGGGATAGCAACATCTGAAGATATTGTAAAAAGCCTGATGGATGCTAACGAAGATGAAGGCGTTAAAGCCATTGTTATGCGGATAAACAGTCCCGGAGGTTCTCCCGCATCTGCGGAAGAAATTGTGGGCGCAATGAAGAAAATCGATAAGCCAATTGTTATCTCGATGGGTGATGTAGCCGCAAGTGCTGCCTATTACATAAGCGCTCCTGCTGACAGGATAATTGCTAATCCTGATACAATGACAGGAAGCATAGGCGTAATATGGCAATTCCAGAACAGGTCTGAATTTTACGATAAGGACGGAACATCATTTTATGTTGCAAAAACAGGCGAATTAAAGGATATGGGTGGTGACTGGAGAGGATTATCGGATGAAGAAAAACAATATGCTGACCTGGTGATCATTGAAGCCTACAACCGTTTTATTAAAGAAGTGGCAGACGGCAGGAACCTCTCTCCGGGGAAAGTCAAGGACCTTGCTGATGGCAGGATATACACAGGCGCAAAGGCAAAGGAACTGGGCCTTGTAGATGATCTCGGAAGTCTTGATGATGCCATTGAAATCGCTGCAGAACTTGGTGGTATTGTGGGAAAACCCGAAGTGGGATATTCCAACAGCCCATCTCTCTCCCGCTTATTTTTTGGTAGTGAGAAAACTGATGTTTCGGCATTTACAAGTTATTTTTTTGATAATCGTTTCGGACGGCTTTTATCTAAATAG
- a CDS encoding ABC transporter ATP-binding protein, with product MLKVNNLVKDYVIDSDTIRVLDGISFDVKEGEILGIIGRSGGGKSTILKVLRGMEPFVGGSFELDGFTVKPDASIEDKKTLQKMAAIHLQRNFGLWSGATYENVLRRVYAEKFGYESLPDRDSPYYQECYEKSLEYLKLVNLESKAEHFSQVLSGGEKQRLLIARQLASKPKLLLLDEPATMTCPATKQGVLDTIKNVNEKLKLKTIVVSHLPEIHSYLADRVIWLENGKIIDEGEPEEILNKFLKKMKPAIPMPVRTLDKTVIKVNNLSKRYWLIRQGEVLDLDKINLEFKQGEIVGLIGPSGAGKTTLLHAMDGLIYPDDGDIEFRVNDEWVEMSTYSPKRMDVRRITSIMYQEFALTPHSTIKQQLAFRLGVKGQNVVEEARKRAKELGISDVDLDEMYKMTDMPEENGKEKLAKMGYTPAILGVLFPSYPLTEVLKFAQPVFEAVDLPIEVLDVKPYQISGGENVRAALALALATQPSILLLDEPFGDLDPITLRDVANALKNVNKTFNTTIIFISHHIDFIREVAQRAILIDKGHIVMDGAPRKVCDEFIKASHAKYLDHCIEEK from the coding sequence ATGCTCAAAGTTAATAATCTGGTTAAAGACTATGTGATCGATTCTGATACGATCAGAGTGCTTGATGGTATAAGTTTTGATGTAAAAGAAGGAGAAATACTTGGTATAATAGGAAGAAGCGGGGGCGGGAAATCAACAATATTAAAGGTGTTGCGCGGAATGGAACCGTTCGTGGGCGGGAGTTTCGAACTTGATGGATTTACGGTAAAACCGGATGCATCGATAGAAGATAAAAAAACACTTCAGAAAATGGCGGCGATACATCTCCAGAGAAATTTCGGGCTGTGGTCCGGTGCTACATATGAAAACGTACTTCGCCGCGTTTATGCCGAAAAATTCGGATATGAGTCGCTCCCTGATAGAGATTCTCCCTATTACCAGGAATGTTATGAAAAAAGTCTTGAGTATTTAAAACTTGTAAATCTTGAGTCTAAGGCAGAACATTTCTCACAGGTATTAAGCGGTGGGGAAAAACAAAGGTTACTGATTGCAAGGCAGTTAGCATCCAAACCCAAACTTCTTCTTCTTGATGAACCGGCTACAATGACATGCCCTGCAACAAAACAGGGGGTTCTTGATACAATAAAGAATGTCAATGAAAAATTAAAACTTAAGACGATCGTTGTATCCCATCTGCCGGAAATTCATTCATATCTTGCAGATCGCGTGATATGGCTTGAAAACGGGAAGATAATAGATGAAGGCGAACCTGAGGAAATATTGAACAAATTCCTTAAGAAAATGAAACCAGCTATCCCGATGCCAGTCCGAACCCTGGATAAGACTGTGATCAAGGTAAATAACCTTTCAAAGAGATACTGGCTTATCAGGCAGGGAGAAGTGCTTGACCTTGATAAGATAAACCTTGAATTCAAACAGGGTGAGATAGTTGGACTTATTGGCCCGAGCGGTGCTGGAAAGACAACATTGCTTCATGCTATGGATGGGCTTATTTACCCGGATGATGGGGACATAGAATTCCGTGTAAATGATGAATGGGTTGAGATGTCAACATATTCCCCAAAAAGAATGGATGTTAGAAGGATTACAAGCATAATGTACCAGGAATTCGCTCTTACACCGCATTCAACAATTAAGCAGCAGCTTGCATTCAGGCTGGGCGTAAAGGGACAAAATGTTGTTGAGGAAGCAAGAAAACGCGCAAAGGAGCTTGGTATATCTGATGTGGACCTGGATGAAATGTACAAGATGACCGATATGCCTGAGGAAAATGGGAAGGAGAAGCTTGCCAAGATGGGCTATACTCCTGCAATCCTTGGAGTCCTTTTCCCGAGCTATCCGCTTACAGAAGTTTTAAAATTTGCGCAACCTGTTTTTGAGGCCGTGGATTTGCCTATTGAAGTTCTTGATGTAAAACCATACCAGATAAGCGGCGGTGAAAATGTCAGGGCTGCTCTTGCTCTTGCCCTTGCTACCCAGCCGTCCATATTGCTTCTTGATGAACCTTTTGGCGACCTTGATCCGATTACTTTGAGGGATGTGGCAAATGCCCTTAAGAATGTCAATAAGACTTTTAACACTACAATTATATTCATAAGTCACCATATTGATTTCATAAGGGAAGTTGCACAGAGGGCAATATTGATAGATAAAGGACATATTGTCATGGACGGGGCTCCCAGAAAAGTATGTGATGAGTTCATAAAAGCAAGCCATGCAAAATACCTTGACCACTGTATTGAGGAGAAATAA
- a CDS encoding MarR family transcriptional regulator, with amino-acid sequence MQNVYTRKILQLSPSVKLVFKVLEFKGLMTQKEIVAESYLPPRTVRYALSILKKEGILEERLYYKDARQCLYGVKAPQNDELLSNFACGMV; translated from the coding sequence ATGCAGAACGTTTATACACGGAAAATATTGCAATTATCACCCTCAGTGAAGCTTGTCTTTAAAGTGCTTGAATTTAAAGGACTTATGACCCAGAAAGAAATTGTCGCTGAAAGCTACCTTCCTCCCCGAACTGTGCGATATGCCCTGAGCATACTTAAGAAAGAAGGGATACTGGAAGAGCGTCTCTATTATAAGGATGCAAGGCAGTGCCTTTATGGAGTTAAAGCCCCACAGAATGATGAATTATTATCAAACTTCGCATGCGGCATGGTATGA
- a CDS encoding universal stress protein, translating into MASKLYEKILIATDGSEYTKNAVDYGIDLAKNTGAKLFTIYVIDTAAFASIPMDAAWESMYELLKQEGDAAVKYVTDKAKAERLEVEGNLIEGHPADEIIKYSEKNSISLIIMGTLGKSGLDRFLLGSVAEKVVRNSKIPVMVVHAKK; encoded by the coding sequence ATGGCTAGTAAATTGTATGAAAAGATATTGATTGCAACAGATGGTTCGGAATATACAAAAAATGCGGTTGATTACGGTATCGACCTGGCAAAGAACACAGGAGCAAAGCTGTTTACAATTTATGTGATTGATACTGCTGCTTTTGCTTCGATCCCGATGGATGCAGCGTGGGAGAGTATGTATGAACTTCTTAAACAGGAAGGTGATGCGGCCGTAAAATACGTGACGGATAAAGCAAAAGCAGAAAGGTTAGAAGTTGAAGGGAATTTGATTGAAGGCCATCCTGCTGATGAAATAATAAAATATTCTGAAAAGAACTCGATCTCACTCATAATAATGGGGACCCTGGGAAAGAGCGGGCTTGACAGGTTTCTTCTGGGGAGCGTTGCCGAGAAAGTAGTTCGCAATTCAAAAATACCGGTGATGGTTGTCCACGCTAAAAAATAA
- a CDS encoding recombinase, with amino-acid sequence MERIKTGIPELDNILGGFPAGKTILITGDPGTGKTIFGLEFAKSCCEQGIKTSYISTEENACDLRLQGKSFGWDLESFEEKGILKFIDITGKRAAEIKSALSINIDAQKGSFEDLIDNLPEGTRVLVIDSLGNHTSNLMSFEFRDRFDLLVYNLAIKGITALIILDSVTSKEFNDIALFSAYGAIQLMKRENPYTDRRERVMDIVKMRNTKTPIQLITYEIGPKGIELISASDVPPEQ; translated from the coding sequence ATGGAACGAATTAAGACAGGGATACCGGAACTTGATAATATCCTTGGCGGCTTTCCTGCAGGTAAAACAATTCTTATCACAGGAGATCCCGGGACGGGCAAGACGATATTCGGGCTGGAGTTTGCAAAATCATGCTGCGAACAGGGGATAAAGACCTCCTATATATCAACTGAGGAGAACGCCTGCGATCTTCGTCTCCAGGGGAAATCCTTCGGATGGGATCTTGAAAGTTTTGAGGAGAAAGGCATATTAAAATTCATAGATATAACAGGAAAGAGGGCAGCGGAGATAAAGTCCGCATTGAGCATCAACATAGATGCCCAAAAAGGCAGCTTTGAGGACCTGATTGATAATTTGCCAGAAGGCACGAGGGTACTTGTCATAGATAGTCTTGGAAACCATACTTCCAACCTCATGTCATTTGAGTTCAGGGACAGGTTCGATCTTCTTGTCTACAATCTGGCCATTAAGGGAATTACGGCGCTGATTATCCTTGACAGCGTTACATCAAAGGAGTTCAATGACATTGCTCTTTTCTCAGCATACGGCGCAATCCAGCTTATGAAGAGGGAAAACCCATACACCGATCGAAGAGAAAGGGTTATGGATATCGTAAAGATGAGAAATACAAAGACACCAATACAGCTTATTACATATGAAATTGGCCCAAAGGGCATCGAGCTTATTTCGGCCAGTGATGTCCCTCCGGAACAGTGA